In Miscanthus floridulus cultivar M001 chromosome 5, ASM1932011v1, whole genome shotgun sequence, one genomic interval encodes:
- the LOC136451951 gene encoding presenilin-like protein At1g08700, producing the protein MDPAAAALSAPAVEEPVSATSVLDTLGAEVLAVMSPVSICMALVVLLISLLSPPSSGSAAASPPPVTAATLVYLESPNDSPGQKLLGALLDAAVFVALVAAVTFVLVALYYYRCTGFLKNYMRFSAFFVIFSMGGAIVAAVLRRLAAPLDAPTALLLLFNGAAVGVLSVFASAVPILVRQGYMVALAVIVAAWLSRLPEWTTWIMLVALAVYDLVAVLAPRGPLRMLVELASSRDDELPALVYESRPTVGPATSSSSYASAMGSVEMQTMTDSGQIGGSRYDRVEQEEDASPAVVEMRDLRRGRSSIGEINRSRGSVLQMENLEREVPVTSAELTANQGGSSQHAIIQIEHPDEEETSPLVSATSTNNAALDEEHRQSSSSEPLDFEMFESTRGIKLGLGDFIFYSVLVGRAAMYDLMTVYACYLAIIAGLGCTLILLSICRHALPALPISIMLGVTFYFLTRLLMEPFVVGASTNLVMF; encoded by the coding sequence atggatcccgccgccgccgccttgtcGGCGCCCGCTGTGGAGGAGCCCGTCAGCGCCACCTCCGTTCTCGACACCCTCGGcgcggaggtgctggcggtcATGTCCCCGGTCTCCATCTGCATGGCCCTCGTCGTGCTCCTCATCTCCCTCCTCTCGCCGCCGTCCTCCGGGTCCGCGGCGGCCTCGCCCCCGCCAGTCACCGCTGCCACACTCGTCTACCTCGAGTCCCCTAACGACTCTCCGGGCCAGAAGCTCCTCGGCGCGCTCCTCGACGCCGCCGTCTTCGTTGCCCTCGTCGCCGCTGTCACTTTCGTCCTCGTCGCGCTCTACTACTACCGCTGCACGGGCTTCCTCAAGAACTACATGCGCTTCTCCGCCTTCTTCGTCATCTTCTCCATGGGAGGCGCCATCGTCGCCGCCGTGCTCCGCCGCCTCGCGGCCCCGCTCGATGCGCCCACCGCGCTCCTGCTCCTCTTCAACGGCGCCGCTGTCGGGGTTCTCTCTGTCTTCGCCTCCGCCGTCCCCATCCTCGTCCGCCAGGGGTACATGGTCGCCCTCGCCGTCATCGTCGCTGCCTGGCTCTCCAGGCTCCCCGAGTGGACCACGTGGATCATGCTCGTCGCGCTCGCCGTGTACGACCTCGTCGCCGTGCTTGCACCCCGGGGACCGCTCAGGATGCTTGTGGAGCTGGCCTCCTCCAGGGATGATGAGCTACCGGCACTCGTCTACGAGTCTCGGCCTACTGTCGGACCAGCCACAAGTTCTTCCTCTTATGCTTCAGCCATGGGGTCTGTGGAGATGCAAACCATGACAGATTCTGGTCAGATCGGTGGCAGTCGGTATGACCGGGTGGAGCAGGAGGAAGATGCCAGCCCTGCCGTTGTGGAAATGAGGGATCTTCGAAGAGGCCGATCAAGTATTGGTGAGATAAACAGGTCAAGAGGTTCTGTGCTCCAAATGGAGAACCTTGAAAGGGAGGTACCAGTGACTTCAGCAGAGCTGACAGCAAACCAAGGTGGGAGTTCACAGCATGCCATCATTCAAATTGAACATCCTGACGAAGAAGAGACATCACCTTTGGTATCTGCAACATCTACCAACAATGCAGCTTTGGATGAGGAGCATAGACAAAGTTCATCGTCAGAGCCTCTGGATTTTGAGATGTTTGAATCTACCAGGGGCATCAAGCTGGGCCTTGGTGATTTTATTTTCTACAGTGTGCTTGTTGGGAGAGCTGCCATGTATGATCTGATGACTGTTTATGCATGCTACCTCGCCATCATTGCTGGGCTTGGTTGCACCCTTATCTTGCTTTCCATATGCCGTCATGCGCTACCTGCACTCCCAATTTCTATTATGCTGGGAGTGACATTCTACTTCTTGACACGGTTGCTGATGGAGCCATTTGTGGTTGGTGCTTCGACAAACTTGGTGATGTTCTGA